One part of the Tunicatimonas pelagia genome encodes these proteins:
- a CDS encoding pyridoxal phosphate-dependent aminotransferase, producing the protein MQTAMNRRSWLRSSALLAGGLGISSTLPTNFAQASNQVAARLYAPYDDEAALLAKMPKLKARISSNENPFGPSKKAKEALMGEIDTSFRYGRESKTMFAELLAEHFELTEVEETRWGKRPTQIMLGAGSTELLLAASLAYGQKGGKILSADPTYMSLIRRAQSLGAEWETVPLTKDYVHDLDRLANSVSDDHSLVYICNPNNPTATVCDPDELRAFCKEVSKKKPVFVDEAYIDYTPDPKKYSMADLVAEGYNVIIARTFSKLHAFAGLRIGYTLAQPEAITTMSLYSNSAGNISSPSAAAAIASFQDTEYHAYAKEMNQKSRDFLVKTLADAGYEHIPSTTNFVLFPLRTNSEQFRQDMLKRGVSVRAWSFDNQEWCRVSIGTIQDMEYFAEAFNELA; encoded by the coding sequence ATGCAAACCGCAATGAATCGCCGAAGCTGGCTAAGGTCTAGTGCTCTTTTGGCCGGAGGGTTAGGAATAAGTAGCACCCTGCCCACCAATTTCGCTCAAGCATCTAATCAAGTTGCCGCGCGCTTGTACGCCCCCTACGATGACGAAGCCGCTTTATTAGCGAAGATGCCCAAACTGAAAGCGCGGATTTCATCCAACGAAAACCCGTTTGGGCCTAGCAAGAAAGCCAAAGAAGCACTGATGGGCGAGATTGATACTAGCTTTCGTTACGGGCGGGAGAGCAAGACTATGTTTGCTGAACTACTAGCTGAACACTTTGAGCTGACTGAGGTAGAAGAAACCCGTTGGGGGAAACGACCTACCCAGATCATGCTAGGAGCGGGTTCTACCGAATTGCTTTTGGCAGCTTCGCTGGCGTACGGGCAAAAAGGTGGAAAAATTTTATCGGCTGACCCGACTTATATGTCACTCATCCGCCGGGCGCAGTCACTAGGAGCCGAATGGGAGACAGTTCCGCTAACGAAAGATTACGTACACGATCTGGATCGATTGGCAAACTCAGTATCCGATGACCATAGTCTGGTGTATATCTGCAATCCGAATAATCCCACCGCCACAGTGTGCGACCCGGACGAGCTGCGGGCTTTTTGCAAGGAGGTATCTAAGAAAAAGCCAGTGTTCGTGGACGAAGCATACATTGATTATACTCCTGACCCCAAGAAATACTCTATGGCCGATTTGGTGGCCGAAGGATACAACGTAATCATCGCTCGTACTTTTTCTAAGCTGCACGCTTTTGCTGGCTTACGTATTGGCTACACGCTGGCGCAGCCGGAGGCCATTACAACAATGAGTCTTTATAGCAACAGTGCCGGAAATATTTCTAGTCCATCGGCAGCGGCTGCTATTGCTTCTTTTCAAGATACCGAGTACCACGCCTATGCCAAAGAGATGAATCAGAAATCAAGAGATTTCTTAGTGAAAACACTCGCCGACGCGGGTTACGAGCATATTCCGTCAACTACGAACTTTGTGTTGTTTCCGCTGCGAACCAACAGTGAGCAATTCCGGCAAGACATGCTGAAACGAGGTGTAAGCGTACGAGCCTGGAGCTTCGATAACCAAGAGTGGTGCCGGGTTAGCATTGGCACTATACAAGACATGGAATACTTTGCTGAAGCCTTTAACGAGCTAGCTTAA
- a CDS encoding GNAT family N-acetyltransferase, which translates to MSELDPVYEIRSAQTKEDFQQAARLFRAYADWLQIDLCYQNFEQELATLPKMYGEKQGKLLLAWVENTVAGCVGVRQFGESVGEMKRLYVPAKFQGKGIGKALARQIIQEAKKLGYTEMVLDTLEQMKAARKLYHALGFQETSAYYANPLPEVIYLKLDLFDNKI; encoded by the coding sequence ATGTCAGAATTAGACCCTGTGTACGAAATACGGTCGGCCCAGACCAAAGAAGATTTTCAGCAAGCAGCTCGGTTGTTTCGGGCCTATGCCGACTGGTTGCAGATAGATTTATGCTACCAAAATTTTGAGCAGGAGCTAGCCACTCTTCCGAAGATGTACGGTGAAAAACAGGGAAAACTGCTGTTAGCTTGGGTAGAAAATACCGTGGCTGGTTGCGTAGGAGTACGGCAATTCGGCGAATCGGTGGGGGAGATGAAGCGGCTCTATGTTCCGGCGAAGTTTCAGGGAAAGGGTATTGGCAAGGCCCTGGCAAGACAAATTATTCAGGAAGCGAAGAAACTAGGCTACACCGAAATGGTGCTGGATACACTAGAACAGATGAAGGCGGCCCGAAAGCTATATCACGCTTTGGGTTTTCAGGAAACATCAGCGTATTACGCTAACCCGCTACCGGAAGTAATATACTTAAAGTTAGACCTTTTTGATAATAAAATATAA
- a CDS encoding NADH-quinone oxidoreductase subunit 5 family protein, with amino-acid sequence MDYTALYQPIPLSNGTLLALLVLAIPLLNFIWLIFLSGKKVELLGWVASGFMLGSMLAAALIFRWVWGGEPLHSRTIWFEIPVAAFSYPFTVGIHIDRIAALMLVVVTLISWLVHVFSIRYMEHDEKYARYFALLGLFTFSMLGIVVMDNLLLIFFFWELVGVSSYSLIGFWHRRPAAIQASTKAFLMNRVGDVGFIISLLVLWSQFGTLDLQILEQLMQQSVFTEEGVWLSYFRVNNLLIENAAPVGWLTVAGLGLMLGAIGKSAQFPLFTWLPDAMEGPTPVSALLHAATMVAAGVYLLLRVFVLLDTTTLTTIAIIGSSTALIAAISALMQHDIKKVLAYSTVSQLGYMMLGVGTGAYQAAFFHLVAHASFKAGLFLSAGAIIHSMSHLKEHMLQADNFNAQDMRWMGGLRTRIPIVFVVYIVASAALIGIPFFSGFLSKDAILNGALSWAAYQSSGGISWHWIIPTLAFTTTLLTALYMGRQVLLVFFGKLRAKEPSVAIKWQPSWVMRVPLILLAILSLGLVYSLNPFSADESWLLQNLVTKLPAVPGDTLDYFEIRTIYPDWHQVTTWVALGASLLGLVVAYSLYRPQQARHQLYHQQPNYRSRLTAVFAQSWYLDRLYQLLFIRSTLLMGRAGQWIDRRIIDGLLHSLATAGVILAHIIAWLDQVLIDGLVRAGASIIQGLGALTRSVQTGRIQTYLVASLLLFIMLMYWLTQF; translated from the coding sequence TTGGATTACACGGCTTTATATCAACCAATACCTCTAAGCAACGGGACTTTATTAGCCCTATTGGTACTGGCTATTCCTCTGCTCAATTTTATTTGGCTTATTTTTTTGTCAGGAAAAAAAGTTGAGTTACTCGGCTGGGTTGCTTCGGGATTTATGCTAGGATCAATGCTGGCAGCCGCTCTTATTTTTCGCTGGGTTTGGGGGGGGGAGCCACTGCATAGCCGTACCATTTGGTTTGAAATTCCGGTAGCAGCATTTTCCTATCCATTTACGGTAGGGATTCACATTGATCGGATAGCCGCTTTAATGCTAGTAGTCGTAACACTGATCTCCTGGCTCGTCCACGTCTTTTCTATTCGCTACATGGAGCACGACGAAAAGTACGCCCGCTACTTTGCTTTGCTCGGTTTATTTACTTTTTCTATGCTAGGCATTGTGGTGATGGATAATTTGCTTCTCATCTTTTTCTTCTGGGAGTTGGTGGGAGTGTCTTCTTACTCACTTATCGGTTTTTGGCACCGCCGCCCAGCGGCTATTCAAGCCAGCACCAAAGCCTTTCTAATGAATCGGGTGGGCGATGTTGGCTTTATTATAAGTTTGCTAGTGCTATGGTCACAGTTCGGAACGTTAGACTTACAGATTCTGGAGCAGCTTATGCAACAATCTGTTTTCACGGAAGAAGGGGTCTGGCTCAGTTATTTTCGGGTAAATAATTTGCTGATAGAGAATGCTGCCCCGGTCGGCTGGCTTACTGTAGCCGGGCTAGGTTTAATGCTGGGTGCTATCGGAAAATCAGCTCAATTTCCGTTGTTTACTTGGCTGCCCGATGCGATGGAAGGCCCAACCCCGGTTTCAGCCCTGCTGCACGCTGCTACTATGGTAGCGGCGGGAGTTTACCTGCTGTTGCGGGTATTTGTCTTACTGGATACGACCACGCTAACGACTATTGCCATTATCGGAAGTAGCACCGCCCTTATTGCCGCAATTTCGGCACTCATGCAGCATGATATTAAGAAAGTGCTAGCCTACTCTACGGTATCCCAATTGGGTTACATGATGCTAGGCGTAGGAACCGGAGCTTACCAAGCCGCATTTTTTCATTTAGTCGCTCACGCTAGCTTCAAAGCCGGGTTATTTTTGTCGGCGGGAGCCATTATCCACAGCATGAGTCACCTGAAAGAGCACATGCTGCAAGCAGATAATTTTAACGCTCAGGATATGCGTTGGATGGGTGGCCTTCGTACTCGGATACCGATTGTGTTTGTCGTATACATTGTAGCGTCGGCCGCTTTGATAGGCATTCCCTTCTTCTCAGGTTTTTTATCGAAAGATGCCATACTAAACGGAGCACTAAGTTGGGCCGCTTACCAAAGTTCGGGCGGGATTAGCTGGCACTGGATTATACCAACGCTCGCTTTTACTACCACATTATTGACCGCACTGTACATGGGTCGGCAGGTTTTATTAGTATTTTTCGGCAAACTGCGCGCCAAAGAGCCTTCCGTAGCGATAAAGTGGCAGCCTTCTTGGGTGATGCGGGTACCGCTTATTTTATTGGCGATTCTTTCACTAGGGCTCGTTTACTCGCTCAATCCATTTTCTGCTGACGAAAGTTGGCTACTTCAAAACTTAGTTACTAAGCTACCTGCCGTTCCGGGTGATACACTGGATTATTTTGAAATACGTACAATTTATCCTGATTGGCATCAGGTAACTACCTGGGTAGCATTAGGAGCTAGCTTGTTGGGCTTGGTAGTAGCGTATAGTTTGTACCGCCCCCAGCAAGCGCGACACCAATTGTATCATCAGCAGCCTAATTACAGAAGCCGGCTAACTGCTGTCTTCGCTCAAAGCTGGTACTTAGACCGACTTTATCAGTTATTATTTATCCGCTCAACCTTGTTAATGGGGCGAGCCGGACAGTGGATAGACCGCCGAATTATTGACGGGTTGTTACACAGCTTGGCTACGGCAGGGGTAATATTGGCTCACATTATCGCGTGGCTAGATCAGGTATTGATAGATGGGTTGGTGCGGGCTGGTGCATCAATAATTCAGGGGCTGGGAGCCTTAACCCGTTCGGTACAGACCGGGCGTATTCAGACTTATTTAGTAGCTAGTTTACTGCTATTTATTATGCTGATGTACTGGCTGACCCAATTCTGA
- a CDS encoding AMP-binding protein, whose protein sequence is MSVIYLENQYQVTAETLSQVDRDRDIPYINEVDASVANALKFAWQWLRGNSQFEQTTSGSTGSPKAVRIHRDQMLVSAKMTVEALELNQNDSSLLCLSAEYIGGKMMVVRSLLANMNLVIVRPTSNPLPHTPFLPTFAAFVPLQMQTLLEKKASDQLNRMNAIIIGGAPVNISLEEQIADNLTVPVYSTYGMTETVSHIALRRLTPPNDRTYFEVLGNTQIMTDERDCLKVKGRVTQDKWLTTNDLVEIKNDRQFRWLGRYDSIINSGGVKVSPEVAEKVLEPILRQKNFSGRFLISSLPDKKLGERVVLLLEGGALSDDLDGAVLKGAAEQLSPYQVPKAIYYLSHFAETPTGKVQRNESRTLLIQRLTASDP, encoded by the coding sequence ATGAGCGTTATCTATCTGGAAAATCAGTATCAAGTTACTGCTGAAACGCTCTCCCAAGTAGATCGGGATAGAGATATTCCCTACATCAATGAAGTTGATGCTAGCGTAGCTAATGCCCTAAAATTTGCTTGGCAGTGGCTACGGGGCAATTCGCAATTTGAGCAAACTACCTCCGGTTCTACCGGCTCACCTAAAGCAGTCCGTATTCATCGGGATCAAATGCTGGTCAGTGCTAAAATGACCGTTGAAGCACTAGAATTAAATCAGAATGATTCTTCTCTGTTATGCTTATCGGCAGAATACATTGGAGGGAAAATGATGGTGGTGCGGAGCTTACTAGCGAATATGAACCTGGTTATTGTCCGGCCTACTTCTAACCCGCTACCGCATACGCCTTTTTTGCCAACGTTCGCGGCTTTTGTCCCCCTACAAATGCAAACGCTGCTCGAGAAAAAAGCCTCCGATCAGCTCAACCGGATGAACGCAATTATTATCGGTGGAGCTCCGGTGAATATCTCGCTGGAAGAGCAGATTGCCGACAATCTAACGGTTCCGGTATACAGTACTTACGGCATGACCGAAACTGTTTCGCACATTGCCTTGCGTAGGCTCACGCCACCGAATGATCGCACTTATTTTGAGGTATTAGGAAATACCCAAATAATGACCGATGAGCGGGATTGCCTGAAAGTGAAGGGAAGAGTAACTCAAGATAAATGGCTCACCACCAATGATCTGGTTGAGATTAAAAATGATCGCCAGTTCCGCTGGCTAGGTCGCTACGACTCGATTATTAACAGTGGTGGGGTGAAAGTATCGCCGGAAGTAGCAGAAAAAGTATTGGAACCGATACTCCGCCAGAAAAATTTTTCAGGCAGGTTCTTAATCAGCTCATTACCTGACAAAAAATTAGGCGAGCGGGTAGTATTACTCTTAGAAGGGGGTGCTCTTTCAGACGATTTAGACGGAGCTGTCTTGAAGGGTGCAGCCGAACAACTTTCTCCCTATCAAGTGCCTAAAGCTATTTACTACCTGTCTCATTTCGCCGAAACCCCTACCGGAAAAGTACAGCGAAACGAAAGCCGAACGCTACTGATTCAACGGCTCACTGCATCCGATCCATAA